The Verrucomicrobiota bacterium nucleotide sequence GGGTGAGGTGCTGCGCCGTCTGCCCCTGGAAAAGGAGGCACGCGAAGATTATTACTCCGGGCACGATCGTCAGGGGCAGCCGGGAGACCTGTATAAATACGAACTGGACGGCCAGCTTTTCCCGGATCCCGCGAGCCGTTTCCAACCTTTCGGGGTGCACGGCCCGTCCCAGGTTGTGGACGGCTCCCGGTTTCGCTGGCGCGCGCAAGGCTGGAAACGTCCCGGGGTGCATGAACTGGTCATTTACGAACTGCACGTCGGCACCTTTACGGCGGAAGGGACCTACGCGGCCATCCCGCAGCATTTTCCTGACCTGAAGAGGATCGGGGTCAACGTGATCGAGCTTATGCCGGTGGCTGATTTTCCGGGCCGCTGGAACTGGGGTTACGACGCGGTGATGTGTTATGCGCCGAGCCGGGCGTACGGCTCGCCTGATGACCTTCGCGCCTTCGTCGACGCGGCGCACGAGGCCGGTCTGGCGGTGATCCTGGACGTTGTTTACAACCACTTCGGGCCGGACGGAAATTACATGGGCGCTTACGCTCAGGATTATTTCAACCCCGAGCACCACACCCCCTGGGGTGCGGCTTTCAATTTCGACGCGCCCCATGCCGGCCCGGTCCGGACGTTCTTCGCCGAGAACCCGATCTACTGGCTCGACGATTTCCATGTCGACGGGTTCCGGTTGGACGCCACCCACGCCATCCCGGATGACTCTCCCAAGCACGTCATCCAGGAAATCACCGAGGAAGTCCAAAAACGCGGCAGCTTGGTCATCTGTGAAGACCCGCGGAACGATCGCAGGCTGATTCTTCCCCGTGAAGCGGGCGGTTACGGTTGCGACGCCGTCTGGGCGGACGACTTCCATCATGTGGTGCGGGTGCAGATGACCCAGGAACACGAAGGTTACCTCGGGTATTTCAAAGGAACCGTCGACGAAATTGTCCGGACCTTGAATGAAGGCTGGCTTTTTACGGGTCAGACCCAGATTGACGGCCTGCCGCGGGGCACCAAGGGAAATGACCTGCCGCCGGAGCGGTTTGTGGCCTGCATTTCCAACCACGACCAGGTCGGCAACCGCGCCTTCGGCGACCGGATAAATTCCACCGTCACCCCGGCCGCTTATCGCGCGGCCAGCGGTCTTTTCCTGCTTTCCCCGTACACCCCGATGCTTTTCATGGGACAGGAATGGGCGGCGTCAACGCCGTTCCTGTATTTTACCGACCACGAAACGGAACTCGGCCGCAACATCACCAAGGGACGCCGGAAAGAATTTGCCGAGTTCAAGGCCTTCAGCGACCCGATCATCCGGGAGCAGATCCCCGATCCTCAGGCCGAGGGCACGTTCATGCAGTCGAAGATCGACTGGAATGAGGTTGAAGACGGTGATCACGCCGGCGTGCTGGACCTTTACACCGATTTCCGGCAACTGCGCGTTCGCAAACTCCAGGGCCTGCAGCGCGGGCAGTGGCGGGCCGAGCAACTCAGCGAATCCGCTTTTGGCTTACGTTATCAGCTTGCCAGCGGCCAGATTCTGCTGGTGCTCGCGCAACTGGTTCCTTCGGTGAACCAGCTCGGCCTGGATAACAAAAGCATCCTGCAGCCCACCCACGGTCATACCTGGAATTTTGTCCTGTCCACCAATGAACCCAAGTACGGCGGCGAACGGCCGGGACTCTGGGATCCGGCCGAAAAACAATTTGTGCTGAGCGAACCGGAGGTCATCGTCTTTTTGGACGGCCAACCGTAAGGCACAACGAACCAAGGAGGAAACCTCATGGCTCCACATCCCCGAATCCCGATCGCGACCTACCGCTTTCAGTACAACCGGACTTTCAAGTTTTCGGATGCCGTTCAGGTCATCCCTTACCTGCAGAGGCTGGGCATCAGCGACCTTTACAGCTCGCCGTTCTTTCGCTCGCATCCGGGAAGTGACCACGGTTACGACGTCAGCAACCACAACGAGATCAATCAGATCATCGGGCACCGGGACGATTTTGACGCGCTGGTCAGTGCGCTCCAGGAGCGCAACATGGGCCACCTTGCGGATTTCGTGCCCAATCACATGGGCATTTCCGACCCCAACAACGACTGGTGGATGGACGTGCTCGAAAATGGTCCTAGCTCAACGTTCGCACCCTTTTTCGATATCGATTGGGATCCCATCAAAGAGCAGCTCCACAACAAGATCCTGTTGCCGGTCCTCGGGGACCAGTACGGGCGCGTTCTGGAACGTGGGGAACTGGGCCTGGACTACCGCGACGGCGCCTTCTTCGTGACGTATTACGATTGGGTTTTCCCGCTGAATCCGCGCACGTACCATTTCATCCTGCAAGTTGCCCTCCAGCACCTGTCCCGCTACTCCGACGAGATCATGGTGCCGGAACTTGAAAGCATCATCACGGCGCTGGAGCACATGCCGGCACGCACCGAGACCGACCAGGCAAAAGTGCGCGAACGCGCCCGCGAAAAGGAAGTCGTCAAACGCCGCATTGCGCGGCTGTGCGCGGAGTATCCGCAGGTGCGCGACGCGATCGACATCGCCATGAATGAGATCCAGGGCCGCGTCGGTGACCCGCATTCGTTTGATCTGATGGACCGTCTGCTCGACGCCCAGGCTTATCGCCTGAGCTACTGGCGCGTTGCGGGCGAAGAAATCAATTACCGGCGGTTCTTCGACATCAACAACCTGGCGGCGATCAAGGTGGAAAACCCGGTCGTTTTCGAGACGATCCACCGGCTCATCTTCGAATTGCTCAAGTCGGGCAAGGTCACGTCCCTGCGGATTGACCACGTCGACGGGCTGCGTTACCCGAAGGCCTACCTGCGCGATCTGCAGCGGCGCTTCCTCGAGATTCCAGATAGCGAGGTGGTGGAGGAAAGCGTCCTGCGTGACCGGGGCTTTTACCTCATCGTTGAAAAGATCCTTTCCGGCGACGAAAAGCTGCGGACCGATTGGCCCATCCACGGCACGACCGGGTACGATTTCACCACGGACGCGACCCAATTGCTCGTCGACTCCTCCAACGCCGAGCCGTTCTCGCGGATCTATCGTGAGTTCATCGACCGGTTCGTGCACTTCGAGTCGCTGGTCTTCGAGAAGAAACGCCTGGTGATGGACGTTTCGCTCTCGAGCGACATCGAGTCGCTTAGCCATATGATGAGCGAACTGGCGGAACGGGACCGGCTCCACCGCGATTTCACCCGTGATTCCCTGAGCGCGGTCGTCCGGGACCTGATCGCCTGTTTCCCGGTCTACCGCACCTACATCGGGGAGGAGTCGGTGGTTTCTGAAGCCGATCGTCAGGTCGTCCTCCGGGCCTTGCGCGCCGCCAAACGGCGCAACCCGTCTCTGGACATCTCGATTTTTAACTTCCTGCGTGACCTGTTGCTCCTCGAAAAATTCGAAGGGTTCGATGACCAGGCGCGCCAGCTGCAGCTCGATTTCGTTCTGAAATTCCAGCAATGCACCGGGCCGATCATGGCAAAAGGCCTCGAAGATACGGCATTCTACATCTACAACCGGCTGATCGCGCTGAACGAAGTCGGCGGCGAACCTCAGCATTTCGGGTTCAGCCTCGAAAAATTCCACGAGCGTAACCGGCACCGGTTTGCCACCACTCCCGCCACCCTCCTGACGCTGACCACGCACGACACCAAGCGCAGCGAGGACGTGCGCGCACGAATTGCCGTCCTGAGTGAAATCCCCCGGGAATGGCAACACTGGCTTGAGGATTGGCGCAAAATGAATTTCGAGTTCAAGACGGATGTCGAGGGTGAACTCGCGCCGAGCGCCAACGAGGAATACCTGCTGTATCAATCCCTGGTAGGAATGTGGCCGTTCTCAGACGAGGAGGTAAACGAGGAATTCGAACAGCGCCTCCAGCGCTATTTCAATAAGGCCATCAAAGAGGCGAAGGTTAACAGCAGCTGGGTCCAGCCCAACCAGAATTGGGAGGACGCAGCGTCGCAGTTCCTGCACCGGATCCTGGAGCCCGGACACCCGTTCCGTAAGGCGATGGCCGATGTCGGCCAGGTGATCGGCTGGCACGGCATGCTTAACTCCCTGAGCCAGACGGTCCTGAAACTTACGTTGCCGGGTGTTCCGGACTTTTATCAAGGCACGGAACTGTGGGACTTCAGCCTGGTGGACCCGGATAACCGCCGGCCGGTGGATTACAAAAAGCGGGAAGAAGCCCTCGATGCAATTGAGGGCCGTTCTCCGCAGGATCTCCTCCGTGAATGGCAGAGCGGGCACGTGAAACTGGCCCTCATCCACCGCCTGCTGATGTTCCGGAAACAATACCCGGCCTTGTTCCAGCAAGGCAATTACGCGTCGTTGTACGCTTCCGGCCCGTTGGCGGAAAACTGCGTCGCCTTCTCTCGTAAACTGGACCGGGAACGCCTCCTCGTCATCGCGCCCCGGCTGACCACCCGCCTTGGAAAGCCGAACGAAGCCTTCAATTGGCGGGATACCCAGCTCCTGCTCGACGAAAGCCTGCCGGCAATGGCCGACGTGCTCTCCGATCGCAAACTGAAGGCCAACGCAGAAGCTGTGCCGCTGGAACTGCTGAACGAGTTTCCGTTCGCAGTGTTCCATGGGGGAACGAGCAACGGGTAACGGGTAACGGGTAACGGGTAACGGGTAACGGGTAACGGGTAGCGGGTAGCGGGTGGCGGGTAACGAGTAACGAGTGGCGGGTTGCGGCCGCACTTACCCCCGGTGCGGTCCGGCCATTTTGCTTTTCCGTATTGGGTTGAGACCGGCGTGAACCTTTTCATTCCATGTGCCAGATTCCGGGTGACGTGAACCCGTCACCCGTTACCCTTCAATCGTTGCGCGCTACCCTGTCTGCCTTCCCCGCGGACCAGCGTTACCTGGCGGGAGTTTCCGGGGGAATGGATTCGTGCGTGTTGCTCGACCTGCTCCTCGCAGCCGGTTTTCGTGATCTGGTGGTGTGCCACTTCAACCACCGGCTTCGCGGCGCGGCCAGCGACGAAGATGCCGATTTCGTCCGGCAATTAACCGTCCGGCATGGCCTGGCGTTCCACGCCGGAGAGGCCCCCGACTTTTCCACCAAAGCCCTGGAAACCGCCGCGCGTGCAGCGCGGCTCGTTTTTTTCGCGGAAACCGCTCGAGCGTACGGCACAAACCACCTGTTCCTCGCACACCACGCTGATGACCAAGTCGAAACGTTCATTTTTCGCCTGCTTCGCGGGACGGCGTCGCCCGGCCGGGCAGGGATGCGGGCCGGGACCGTGCACCGGGTCGGCGACCTGGAATTGATCATTCACCGTCCTTTGCTGGCGGCGTGGCGGGCTGATCTGCTTGCGTACGCGAACGCGCGCGGCCTCGCCTGGCGCGATGATGCAACCAATGCGGAGCCGGTGACCGCGCGCAACCGGGTGCGTCACGAACTTATTCCGCTGGCCGAATCGATCATGGGACGCGCCGTCAGGCCGGCATTGCTGCGCTGCCTCGAAATCAGCCAGGATGAAGAGCGTTTTCTCGAAGCGGCTACGCCTGATCTCTGGCAACGGGCCGATCTGCCGGTGGACCAGCTCCGGCTATTGCCGGCGGCTTTGCAGCGGCGGGTGGTACACCAGTGGTTAAGACGCCTCGGAGTTCCGGACGTCGGCTCCGCCGAAGTCGAGGCCACGCGTAACCTGGCGCTCAGACTTGACCCGGCCAGGATCAACCTGCCGGGTGGAAACCAGGTGCGACGGCGGCAAGGAAGGATTTTTATCGAGCTTCCGGCCGGCGGCGACGTCCCCATCCTCCCCGCCGGCGATGCTGCAGCGGACAAACTATCCCCCCTGATCAATCAGCGCACGCCTTGCGAGTAGGCGACCACCTCCAGGCACAACTCCTGTTGGCGATCCAATGGTACTTGCGTCCAGCGTACCCCGGAGATCGCTCCCTCCAGGCGCAGCAAGCCGTCAATGCCTCCTTGCCAACCCTGTCTTAAAAGGCGTTGCCAAGCCTTGCCAGCGCCGATTCGGATGAGAGCGTCCGCATCCGTGATTCCTACCTGCCTCAACCGCACCGCTAACCCGAGGTCGATATTCGGGAGTGATTCAATTGATTTACTCATCTAAACTTACAACGTTCTGACGAGAACCGGATTAAGATTAATCGGAAAAGCAGCCGGAAAGCAACCGCTTATTTATTATAATAACTGGCATTCATTTATAATATCTGGCAATGCTGGCGGCCGGTCCGGGCCGTGACTGTTCCGCTGACGAGCGGTCAGCCCCTCGTCGCCGGCTTCCCGTTTTCCGGTAACCCGGTGTCTACAGCGCCGAGTTGCGGTTTGGCAGGAATTCCGATTCGAGGGCGAGCGCGGCGGCCCCGATGATGCCGGCGTCATTGCCGAGGGTGGCAGGCACCACCTCCAGTTTCTCCCAGAACGTTCGTTCGCACCGGCTTTCGATCGTCCTGCGGATAGGCCCGAAAATAAGGTCGCCGGCTTTGGCCACTCCGCCGCCGATGACGATGCGGTCCGGGTTGATCAACCATATGGCATTGACCAACGCCACGCCGAGCTTGAGGCCGATGTCTTCCCAGAGCTGTTTGGCCAGGGGATCACCCGCGTTTGCCGCCGCGGCGAGCTGCGGCAGGTCGGCATCAACGTCGGAAATCGCCTTGCCGGACAGCGCGTAGATCTCCTTGGCCCGCTCGGAGATGTGCACATGACCGACGTAAGCCTCGACTGCGCCTTTGTTGCCGTAGACGAAGTCTTTTCCTTGATAATCGATCGAGGTCTGGCCGATCTCGCCCGCCACCTTCGTGGCGCCCCGGTGCAGCCGTCCGTTGATGATGATCCCGCCGCCGATGCCGGTGCCCAGCGTCACGCAAATCACGTGCGGCAGATTCTGGCCGGCACCGTGTTTCCACTCGGCGTACGCCATTGCCTTGGCGTCGTTCTCGAGGTTGGTGACCAGCCCGGTCCGTTCGCTCACTACCGCGCGCAGCGGGATACGATGCCAACCCTTGACGTTGGTCAGGTTGACCACAATGCCCGCCGCCGGATCGATGATGCCCGGTACCCCGAAGCCGACGGCTTCAATTTCGGGGTGCTCATGTCGAAGCCGTAAAATTTCCTGTACGATGGACTGGATTAACGCTGCCGTATCGCCGTCCTGGCGGGTTGGGATGACGTCGCCGCGCGCGATGATCCGCCCGTCTTGAACGACGCCGGGTTTGATGCTGGTGCCGCCGAAATCGATGCCGAGGGAGATAGGACCGTTCATGAGCCAAGAGGATTTTGTGACGCGATGATTCTGAGCCCCTCAAGGGTGAGGTCTGGATCGACGATTTGCAACTCGGGAAGTTTGGCGGCGATCAGGGCCGCATAACTGCCGGTCGCCACGATTTTGGCCTTGCCGGCAAGTTGGGCCACGATCTCGGTCACGATTTGCCGCACGAGACCGCGGTAACCGTAGACGGCGCCGGCCAGCATCGCTGCGCGCGTCGATTTACCGATCACCTGAACGGGTTCCTCAAGGTCGATTCGCGGCAGCAACGCCGTCCGATCATACAGGTAATCGGTCATCACCCCCAAGCCCGGAGCGATCACTCCCCCGAGGTAAGTTCGTTCCTGCGAAACGATGTCAAAGGTGACGGCGGTACCGAAGTCCACCACGATCGCCGGAGCACCGTGGCGGTGCACCACGCCGACGGCGTTTGCCAGGCGGTCCGCGCCGATGTTGTCCGGTTCGGGAAAATCGATGCCGATGCCCAGGTTCAGCCGGGGCGTCAATTCGAGCAGCCGTCCCCGGAACATCCGTCGTAAGACACCGGTCTTTCGAGGTACGACCGAGCCCACCACGGCGCTTTCGAACTTCCACCCGCCTATCGCCCGGCGGAGGGCCTCCACGGAAAGCGTCCGTGTCGGAATCACTTTTTTTCTCAACAACCGGTCGCGGTCGCTCAGGGCGAGTTTGGTCGAGGTGTTGTTAAGGTTAACCAAAAGGTAATCGGCCACGGCAGAGAATGCCACAGATGGAAGAGAGTGTCGGGTGCCGGTCACACGGCGGGCACCACGTAAGAGTTCACACGGCGAACACGGCGAGCCACGGCGACCACGGCGGCAAGAGGAAAGGGTTCGGCGTTCGGAGCGGCATCCTGGAGGGTGGGTGCGAGTGTCAAGCTCACAGTTGCCCAGGGTTTCTTAATCTGTGTCAAGCTGTGTAATCTGTGGATGTTTCCTCTTTTCTGCGTTCTCTGCGTGTTCTGCGGATAATTCTGTCTTCCCGCCGTGGCGCCGTGTCACCCGACACCCGGCACCCGGCACTCGACACCCGCCACCCCCCACTCTACCTTCTCCCATGCTTAGTCTGCCCCTGCGCCCCCGGCGTTTGCGCGCTTCGGCTTCCGTCCGCAACCTGGTAAGGGAGTGCCGCCTGCACCGTCAGCAGCTCATTTTGCCGGTCTTCGTCTCGGAAAAGGCCGGTGAACCGCAGCCGGTGAAGAGCATGCCGGGCGTGGTGCAACATTCTTTGGCATCGTTGGTTGAAGAGACCCGCCGGATCAGTGATGCGGGTCTTCCGGCGATCCTGCTGTTCGGCATTCCCTCGGAGAAAGACGAAGGGGCCAGCCAGGCTTACGCCGCTAAAGGCATCGTGCAGCGAGCGGTGCGTGCCGTGAAGCAAGCCGCGCCGGGGCTGACCGTCATCACCGACGTCTGTCTCTGTGAATACACGTCGCACGGCCACTGCGGTCTCGTCGAGGGTCACCGCGGCGATTACCGGGTCGTCAACGACGCTTCGGTGGAACTGCTGGCCCGCACGGCCCTCAGTCATGCCGAGGCCGGGGCCGATGTGGTTGCTCCCAGCGACATGATGGATGGCCGGGTCGGTGCAATCCGGTCCGCTTTGGACAGTCACCGTTACCACGACGTCGCGATCATGAGCTACGCGGCAAAGTTCTGCTCGGCTTTTTATGGCCCCTTCCGGGATGCGGCGGAAAGCGCGCCGCAGTTCGGCGACCGTCGCACCTACCAGATGGATCCGGCCAACGCCCTGGAAGCCCTGCGCGAGGTGGCGATCGACGTCGAGGAGGGCTGCGACCTGCTCATCGTCAAGCCCGGGCTGCCGTACCTGGACCTGTTGTGGCGGGTCAAGGAACGGTTCGAACTGCCGACCGCGGTGTACAACGTCAGCGGTGAATACGCCATGTTGAAAGCGGCGGCCATGAACGGCTGGCTCGACGAGAAACGGGCAGTCCTCGAACTCATGACCGGCTTTCGCCGGGCCGGCGCCGACATGATCATCACTTACTGGGCCAAGAACCTGGTCCCGTGGTTGGACGAGGAAACTTAAAGGGGCTTTCCGGCGCCCAGGCGCAACTTCACGGGCGGGAATGGGTTTTATTCATCGTATGAAAATTCGTTCGCTCCTCCGCCTCCTGCCTGCGGTCGCGCTGGCCGCCACCCTCGGGACCGCTGTTGCCAAGCCTAAAGCCAAAGCTTCGCCGTCGCCAAGTCCTGCGGCGGAAACTCAGGACACCACCGCCGCATCGACCTCGGCTGATACGAATGCTCCCGCCGGGGGCAAAAAGCGTACGGTCTCGCCCGATTCGATCAAGAAGCGGTTTCTCACCGAACTTCAACACCAGGCCGGGCTGACCACGGCGCAGGAGCCTAAGGTTAAGCCGATCATCGACAAGTACGTCAACGACCGTGAGGCGGTGAAGAACGATACCTCGCTGAACACCGCAGGCAAAAGGGATAAACTCAAGCAACTGCGCGTCCAATACGAATCTGACATCAAAGGGGTACTGACGCCTGACCAGCAGAAAAAGTGGACCGCCTACAGAGAAGGTCAGAGGGAAAAATTGCGCGCCGCCCGGGAAAAAGCCGCAGGCAACCGCAAAGCATCCACGGGTAGCGCCGCCCAGCCGGCGACAGGTGCCAAGACCTCCCAATAACCTCCGCGCTGATTCCCCACAGAACGAAATCGGAAACACCCGCCGGCTGGCAGATGCAGCCGGCGGTTGTCGTTCGGCGAGGGGCTCCGGAAACATCAGCCATTTGGGGTGTTTCCCGGCTCAGCCCAGAAACGGCAGGGGCCGGTTATTGGATCGCAGGTAAACCAGATACAGCCCGACCAGCAGGAAACCGGTCGCAGGGGCCCAAGCGGCTACAGGCGGCGAAATCCGGAAACCTTGGCCCAAAGCGAGGAAGATATTGCTGGAAGTGTACAGGCCGATAAATAGAAACAGCCCTCCGGCCACGCCGCCCAACGCGCCTCGACGGGAAAAGACCACGCACATCGGACTGGCCACCAGCACCACCACCAGCGCGTTCCACGGAAGGGCGTACCGGTACCAGAACTGAGTTTGGTACTCCGCAAGGTTGGCCGGCGGGAAATCGGCGTTTGCCCGCAGGTAATGTTCTAACTGCGGTACGGTCATGAATTTACCCTTCAAAGCCGAACTTCCGAGCTGCCAGGGCGTTTCCGTCCAGCCCGGCACATCCCGTTTATTAAAATATTCCTCCTTCACCACGTCGCCGGAAGCATTCACGTACGTGACCTTGCCGGTAATAAACGTCCACACGTTACGAACCCGGTCGTGCTCTGCAGAACGCGCATAAAGCGTGTAGAAAATCACGCCGGCGGCATTTTCCTGGATCACCTGCAAACCGCTCAACTGTTCGGACTTCGTGTTCAGATGCTGGATGAACCACGTCCGGTGATCTTTCCGGTTCACAAATATGTGCCCGTCCAGGTTGGTTGTCTTCGATCGGCCGCGGACCACCTCGTCAATCATGTAAGTGGCCGCGTATTCACCTTTCGGGGCCAGCTCGAAATTCAGAAAGGTGCAGACGCCCGTCAGGATCAGACCCACGATGATTACCGGCATCAATACCCGCACGACGCCGCGGCCGGCGGTGAGCATCGAAACGATTTCGTTCCGGCGGGACATGCGGGTCAGCACGTAGAGCAAGCCCAGCAGGATGGCCAGCGGTATCCAGTTCACGAGGATGAACGGGAGTTGGGTCAGATAGTACAGCGCGATCATGCCGACCGACAGGTGCGCATCCTGGAAGTTGGCCGTGTTTTCGCCGAGATCGTAGATCAGCCAGATCGCCACCATCCCGAAAAGCGCGTAAAAGAACGGCACCAGGAAGTTCTTAAGCAGATAACGGTCAAAGATTCCGAACACCGGTACTACTTAACGCATCACCGCCGGGTGTCGAGCGCCGGGTACAGCTCGGAGTTTGGAGTTCGGAGTTCGGAGTTCGGAGAAAAGAGAAAACATCCACAGATTACACAGATTGACACAGATTATTGAGACTTAATCGATACGATCATGGTCATTGCCCCCCGAATTTTTCGATGATCATATTTGTTAAAGCTCAATAAGGGCACACGGCGGCCGCAGCGGAGGAGAATCACACGGCGAACACGGCGAAAAGAGGGGGAAAGAGTTCGGAGCGGCAGAGAATGCCACAAATGAAGAGGCGCCGATGCCGTCGTGAGATGTCTTTTGAATCTGTGTCAATCTGTGGATGCTCTCCTTTTCTGCGTTGTCTGCGTGTTCTGCGGATGAAAAATGGGACGTACGAGCGTATTTTTGGGATCCTGTGATTGCCCTGCGAGAGGATTTTGATGATGACTTTGTTCGGAGCATCCGTGAGACGTTCGACCGCGACGGGCTGCTTTCGACCGCAAAAAACTTTGAATACCGGCCCGAGCAGCAGGAGATGGCGGTGGCGGTGGCTCGCGCCTTATCCGAACAGCATCACCTGGTGGTCGAGGCCGGCACAGGCGTGGGAAAATCCCTGGCT carries:
- a CDS encoding TfoX/Sxy family DNA transformation protein, with the translated sequence MSKSIESLPNIDLGLAVRLRQVGITDADALIRIGAGKAWQRLLRQGWQGGIDGLLRLEGAISGVRWTQVPLDRQQELCLEVVAYSQGVR
- a CDS encoding type III pantothenate kinase, yielding MADYLLVNLNNTSTKLALSDRDRLLRKKVIPTRTLSVEALRRAIGGWKFESAVVGSVVPRKTGVLRRMFRGRLLELTPRLNLGIGIDFPEPDNIGADRLANAVGVVHRHGAPAIVVDFGTAVTFDIVSQERTYLGGVIAPGLGVMTDYLYDRTALLPRIDLEEPVQVIGKSTRAAMLAGAVYGYRGLVRQIVTEIVAQLAGKAKIVATGSYAALIAAKLPELQIVDPDLTLEGLRIIASQNPLGS
- the hemB gene encoding porphobilinogen synthase yields the protein MLSLPLRPRRLRASASVRNLVRECRLHRQQLILPVFVSEKAGEPQPVKSMPGVVQHSLASLVEETRRISDAGLPAILLFGIPSEKDEGASQAYAAKGIVQRAVRAVKQAAPGLTVITDVCLCEYTSHGHCGLVEGHRGDYRVVNDASVELLARTALSHAEAGADVVAPSDMMDGRVGAIRSALDSHRYHDVAIMSYAAKFCSAFYGPFRDAAESAPQFGDRRTYQMDPANALEALREVAIDVEEGCDLLIVKPGLPYLDLLWRVKERFELPTAVYNVSGEYAMLKAAAMNGWLDEKRAVLELMTGFRRAGADMIITYWAKNLVPWLDEET
- a CDS encoding LptF/LptG family permease, giving the protein MFGIFDRYLLKNFLVPFFYALFGMVAIWLIYDLGENTANFQDAHLSVGMIALYYLTQLPFILVNWIPLAILLGLLYVLTRMSRRNEIVSMLTAGRGVVRVLMPVIIVGLILTGVCTFLNFELAPKGEYAATYMIDEVVRGRSKTTNLDGHIFVNRKDHRTWFIQHLNTKSEQLSGLQVIQENAAGVIFYTLYARSAEHDRVRNVWTFITGKVTYVNASGDVVKEEYFNKRDVPGWTETPWQLGSSALKGKFMTVPQLEHYLRANADFPPANLAEYQTQFWYRYALPWNALVVVLVASPMCVVFSRRGALGGVAGGLFLFIGLYTSSNIFLALGQGFRISPPVAAWAPATGFLLVGLYLVYLRSNNRPLPFLG
- the tilS gene encoding tRNA lysidine(34) synthetase TilS encodes the protein MCQIPGDVNPSPVTLQSLRATLSAFPADQRYLAGVSGGMDSCVLLDLLLAAGFRDLVVCHFNHRLRGAASDEDADFVRQLTVRHGLAFHAGEAPDFSTKALETAARAARLVFFAETARAYGTNHLFLAHHADDQVETFIFRLLRGTASPGRAGMRAGTVHRVGDLELIIHRPLLAAWRADLLAYANARGLAWRDDATNAEPVTARNRVRHELIPLAESIMGRAVRPALLRCLEISQDEERFLEAATPDLWQRADLPVDQLRLLPAALQRRVVHQWLRRLGVPDVGSAEVEATRNLALRLDPARINLPGGNQVRRRQGRIFIELPAGGDVPILPAGDAAADKLSPLINQRTPCE
- a CDS encoding ROK family protein gives rise to the protein MNGPISLGIDFGGTSIKPGVVQDGRIIARGDVIPTRQDGDTAALIQSIVQEILRLRHEHPEIEAVGFGVPGIIDPAAGIVVNLTNVKGWHRIPLRAVVSERTGLVTNLENDAKAMAYAEWKHGAGQNLPHVICVTLGTGIGGGIIINGRLHRGATKVAGEIGQTSIDYQGKDFVYGNKGAVEAYVGHVHISERAKEIYALSGKAISDVDADLPQLAAAANAGDPLAKQLWEDIGLKLGVALVNAIWLINPDRIVIGGGVAKAGDLIFGPIRRTIESRCERTFWEKLEVVPATLGNDAGIIGAAALALESEFLPNRNSAL
- the treY gene encoding malto-oligosyltrehalose synthase, translating into MAPHPRIPIATYRFQYNRTFKFSDAVQVIPYLQRLGISDLYSSPFFRSHPGSDHGYDVSNHNEINQIIGHRDDFDALVSALQERNMGHLADFVPNHMGISDPNNDWWMDVLENGPSSTFAPFFDIDWDPIKEQLHNKILLPVLGDQYGRVLERGELGLDYRDGAFFVTYYDWVFPLNPRTYHFILQVALQHLSRYSDEIMVPELESIITALEHMPARTETDQAKVRERAREKEVVKRRIARLCAEYPQVRDAIDIAMNEIQGRVGDPHSFDLMDRLLDAQAYRLSYWRVAGEEINYRRFFDINNLAAIKVENPVVFETIHRLIFELLKSGKVTSLRIDHVDGLRYPKAYLRDLQRRFLEIPDSEVVEESVLRDRGFYLIVEKILSGDEKLRTDWPIHGTTGYDFTTDATQLLVDSSNAEPFSRIYREFIDRFVHFESLVFEKKRLVMDVSLSSDIESLSHMMSELAERDRLHRDFTRDSLSAVVRDLIACFPVYRTYIGEESVVSEADRQVVLRALRAAKRRNPSLDISIFNFLRDLLLLEKFEGFDDQARQLQLDFVLKFQQCTGPIMAKGLEDTAFYIYNRLIALNEVGGEPQHFGFSLEKFHERNRHRFATTPATLLTLTTHDTKRSEDVRARIAVLSEIPREWQHWLEDWRKMNFEFKTDVEGELAPSANEEYLLYQSLVGMWPFSDEEVNEEFEQRLQRYFNKAIKEAKVNSSWVQPNQNWEDAASQFLHRILEPGHPFRKAMADVGQVIGWHGMLNSLSQTVLKLTLPGVPDFYQGTELWDFSLVDPDNRRPVDYKKREEALDAIEGRSPQDLLREWQSGHVKLALIHRLLMFRKQYPALFQQGNYASLYASGPLAENCVAFSRKLDRERLLVIAPRLTTRLGKPNEAFNWRDTQLLLDESLPAMADVLSDRKLKANAEAVPLELLNEFPFAVFHGGTSNG
- the treZ gene encoding malto-oligosyltrehalose trehalohydrolase, which translates into the protein MQSRKFSQGPEWGGIGVWYRTWAVGKNEVSVAILNAQGEVLRRLPLEKEAREDYYSGHDRQGQPGDLYKYELDGQLFPDPASRFQPFGVHGPSQVVDGSRFRWRAQGWKRPGVHELVIYELHVGTFTAEGTYAAIPQHFPDLKRIGVNVIELMPVADFPGRWNWGYDAVMCYAPSRAYGSPDDLRAFVDAAHEAGLAVILDVVYNHFGPDGNYMGAYAQDYFNPEHHTPWGAAFNFDAPHAGPVRTFFAENPIYWLDDFHVDGFRLDATHAIPDDSPKHVIQEITEEVQKRGSLVICEDPRNDRRLILPREAGGYGCDAVWADDFHHVVRVQMTQEHEGYLGYFKGTVDEIVRTLNEGWLFTGQTQIDGLPRGTKGNDLPPERFVACISNHDQVGNRAFGDRINSTVTPAAYRAASGLFLLSPYTPMLFMGQEWAASTPFLYFTDHETELGRNITKGRRKEFAEFKAFSDPIIREQIPDPQAEGTFMQSKIDWNEVEDGDHAGVLDLYTDFRQLRVRKLQGLQRGQWRAEQLSESAFGLRYQLASGQILLVLAQLVPSVNQLGLDNKSILQPTHGHTWNFVLSTNEPKYGGERPGLWDPAEKQFVLSEPEVIVFLDGQP